A genomic segment from Gammaproteobacteria bacterium encodes:
- a CDS encoding HU family DNA-binding protein gives MNKAELIDAVATSTGLGKSDAGAAVESVFSNITSTLQRGGTVSLVGFGAFSVSHRSARMGRNPRTGETITIAASRAPKFKAGKQLKDAVNSLAFPGA, from the coding sequence GTGAATAAAGCCGAATTGATCGACGCAGTAGCAACCAGTACGGGTCTGGGAAAATCTGATGCGGGCGCCGCCGTAGAATCTGTCTTCAGCAATATCACCTCGACACTGCAACGGGGTGGTACGGTTTCTCTGGTCGGATTTGGTGCATTTTCCGTCAGTCACCGCTCGGCTAGGATGGGCCGGAATCCTCGCACGGGTGAAACCATCACCATTGCGGCGTCTCGTGCGCCGAAGTTCAAAGCTGGAAAACAACTGAAGGATGCCGTAAACTCGCTCGCCTTTCCGGGTGCTTAG